The Oncorhynchus tshawytscha isolate Ot180627B linkage group LG12, Otsh_v2.0, whole genome shotgun sequence genome includes a window with the following:
- the fam151b gene encoding protein FAM151B produces MAVLNSPSLIRLFRARVIVLILTCSFVLCVVWNLENKTPEISTELMTDQTLEYFLSQGKIQVKDAADIEWAHAANSKNKITEALQSSAHMIEADILLRSNDPKEPIMAHPPETDSDVTLRDWLKEVKASDKGIKLDFKSLTAVAPSMVLLDEVRAELRGPVWINADILPGPGGKATPLDPKVFLEAAVTPGSHGDVLSLGWTTGWTADTHNPGYSWEMVREMEAMCRTLRHPVTFPVRAALLAHSFSQLHWLLQQSDRYSLTIWTGHTDVFVVKDLLPYRSDIDKTRIYYDLLDSQRTQLKGLTGY; encoded by the exons ATGGCTGTTTTAAATAGCCCAAGTTTAATCCGTTTATTTCGTGCACGAGTTATTGTTCTTATATTGACGTGCAGCTTTGTACTGTGTGTCGTCTGGAATTTGGAGAATAAAACGCCAGAGATATCCACAG AACTGATGACTGACCAGACTCTGGAGTATTTTCTCAGCCAGGGGAAGATACAGGTTAAGGATGCAGCAGATATTGAATGGGCCCATGCTGCCAACAGCAAGAACAAGATCACAGAGGCACTACAGA GCTCCGCCCACATGATAGAGGCAGACATACTTCTGAGGAGTAACGACCCTAAAGAGCCAATCATGGCTCATCCTCCTGAGACCGACAGTGATGTCACGCTGCGTGATTGGCTGAAGGAGGTCAAGGCATCAGACAAAGGGATAAAGCTCGACTTCAAAAG CCTGACAGCGGTCGCTCCATCCATGGTGTTATTAGACGAGGTTCGGGCTGAGCTCCGTGGGCCCGTGTGGATCAACGCTGACATCCTGCCAGGCCCTGGAGGCAAGGCCACACCCCTTGACCCCAAAGTCTTCCTGGAGGCAGCTGTGACCCCTGGTTCCCATGGTGATGTTCTCTCCCTGGGCTGGACAACGGGCTGGACTGCAGATACACACAACCCAG GGTACAGCTGGGAGATGGTGAGGGAGATGGAGGCAATGTGTCGGACCCTAAGACATCCGGTCACCTTCCCTGTCAGAGCAGCCCTCCTGGCCCATTCATTCTCCCAGCTACACTGGCTTCTACAGCAGTCAGACAG GTACAGCCTGACAATATGGACTGGCCACACTGATGTCTTCGTTGTAAAGGACCTACTGCCTTACAGGAGTGACATCGACAAGACCAGGATATATTACGACCTGCTGGACTCACAGAGGACACAGCTCAAAGGACTAACAGGCTACTGA
- the ankrd34bb gene encoding ankyrin repeat domain 34Bb, which produces MEDTMLVRTDGNSLLKAVFLSRLRLTRLLLEGGAYINESNERGETPLMVACRTRHTDAQSVPKHKMVRYLLESGADPNIQDKTGKTALMHACLEQAGAEVLSLLLGSGADPSLDDHSGFSALVYAVNAGDNEALRVLLDACKAKGKEVIIITTDKLPSGRQMTKQYLNVPPPPDLEERLHFTPGSAACLMSPSEIQLRTPPQGTSVTASPQPGSPLLGLREHHHQGGGTNISGSAGSGSSQPGSPTRDPNLFRGPGPGVVKLFQPQRLHSEPWLQQNKASSLTEELLDITPEEELSFRVNSLVLSGSGRVGSGAHPIVARHQSIDPKDATGLLEQVVESDGGGGVGGRGGLSRKMSYDSAAAYSHPNLLHRGDGGSYGGYPCGTHEPVLPVNKTSPDCCLPNLAVSSLRNVVRRRNIGIDHYSSDSQLPQFGSHSSHPENGDSSRGVVGGTEKRKLVSSRSSTLSGSRESLESAAQRRGPANLERRGSGALLLDHISHTRPGYLPPLNPHAPIPDIGVSPTSTCPSLSGSTKALNLNGGIAGLGSKPLVPCAPATPRDLKSKQTLLRRHSMQTEQIKQLFNLQEIIHADRAD; this is translated from the exons ATGGAAGACACGATGTTGGTGCGTACGGACGGGAATTCTCTGCTCAAGGCTGTGTTCCTGAGCCGACTGCGTCTGACACGCCTGCTGCTGGAGGGAGGTGCTTACATCAACGAGAGCAACGAGCGCGGCGAGACGCCCCTGATGGTGGCGTGCAGGACGCGCCACACGGACGCACAAAGCGTGCCCAAACACAAGATGGTTCG GTACCTGCTGGAGAGCGGAGCTGACCCAAATATCCAGGACAAGACCGGTAAGACGGCCCTGATGCATGCCTGTTTGGAACAGGCGGGGGCAGAGGTCCTCTCTCTACTGCTGGGGAGTGGAGCTGACCCCAGCCTGGACGACCACTCTGGCTTCTCAGCACTGGTCTATGCCGTCAACGCAGGGGACAACGAGGCCCTGAGAGTCCTACTGGATGCCTGCAAGGCCAAGGGCAAGGAG gtcatcatcatcaccacggACAAGCTGCCGTCAGGACGTCAGATGACCAAGCAGTACCTGAACGTACCCCCACCTCCCGACCTGGAGGAGCGCCTGCATTTCACCCCTGGCTCCGCTGCCTGCCTCATGTCCCCCTCAGAGATCCAGCTCCGCACCCCTCCACAGGGCACCTCAGTCACTGCCTCACCCCAGCCAGGGAGCCCCCTCCTGGGCCTCAGGGAGCACCACCACCAGGGTGGTGGAACAAACATCTCTGGTTCTGCTGGTTCTGGTTCTTCTCAGCCGGGCTCCCCGACCAGGGACCCTAACCTGTTTCGAGGCCCCGGTCCTGGGGTGGTGAAGCTGTTCCAACCCCAGCGGCTCCACTCTGAGCCCTGGCTACAGCAGAACAAGGCCTccag cCTGACCGAGGAGCTGCTGGACATCACCCCAGAGGAAGAGCTCTCCTTCAGAGTCAACAGCCTGGTCCTCTCTGGGTCCGGAAGGGTGGGGTCCGGGGCACATCCGATCGTCGCCCGCCACCAAAGTATCGACCCCAAGGATGCCACGGGGCTGCTGGAGCAG GTGGTTGAGAGTGACGGAGGTGGcggggtaggaggaagaggaggccttAGTAGGAAGATGTCTTACGACAGTGCTGCAGCTTATTCCCACCCAAACCTCCTGCACCGGGGGGACGGAGGAAGCTATGGAGGCTACCCCTGTGGCacccatgagcctgtcctccccgtAAACAAAACCTCTCCAGACTGTTGCCTTCCCAACCTGGCTGTGTCCAGCCTGAGGAATGTGGTTCGCCGCCGCAACATTGGCATAGACCATTACAGCTCTGACTCCCAGCTTCCCCAGTTTGGCAGCCACAGCAGCCACCCAGAGAATGGAGACTCCTCCAGGGGTGTTGTAGGGGGAACTGAGAAGCGTAAACTGGTCAGTAGTAGATCCTCCACACTGTCGGGCTCCCGGGAGTCCCTGGAGAGTGCTGCCCAGAGAAGAGGTCCTGCaaacctggagaggagaggctcGGGGGCCCTGCTCCTGGATCACATCTCCCACACCCGTCCGGGGTACCTGCCCCCTCTCAACCCCCACGCACCCATACCCGACATCGGGGTCAGCCCCACCTCAACCTGCCCCAGCCTGAGTGGAAGCACCAAGGCACTGAATCTGAACGGGGGTATTGCAGGGCTGGGATCAAAGCCTCTTGTCCCCTGTGCTCCTGCCACCCCCAGAGATCTGAAGTCAAAGCAGACACTGCTGAGGAGACACTCCATGCAGACAGAGCAGATTAAACAGCTGTTCAACCTCCAGGAGATAATCCATGCAGACAGAGCAGATTAA